A section of the Deltaproteobacteria bacterium genome encodes:
- a CDS encoding NAD(P)-dependent oxidoreductase — MQVLIDRNDSISSLLRIIMLLAYQRRELSSRKQLDSRCAPRLVSFHGGSKMKTIALLHPGKMGATIGACAATGGARVLWVSENRSAASRSRAEKAGLIGVENLAKAVAQSDIVLSVCPPEFAGDVATEVAAQKFKGIYVDANAISRASAEAIGKLVTQAGASFVDGGIIGSPVKKAGSTRLYLSGEKAEEIAQMFSASMLDARAIGTAPGEASALKVVYAAWTKGTDALILAIRALAKHQGVEQALLDEWKTSQPALEQKTVRAAAVAAPKMWRYVGEMNEIAGAFEAAGLPGGFHRAAAEVSERLAGFKDETEPGPTVVAVLEQLLKGKSIT, encoded by the coding sequence ATGCAAGTTTTAATCGACAGAAACGATTCGATTTCTTCGTTGCTAAGAATAATCATGCTGCTGGCATATCAACGCCGCGAGTTATCGTCAAGGAAACAACTTGACTCGCGATGCGCGCCTCGACTAGTTTCATTTCACGGAGGAAGCAAAATGAAAACGATTGCGTTGCTACATCCCGGCAAGATGGGCGCGACCATCGGCGCCTGCGCCGCCACCGGCGGCGCCCGTGTGCTCTGGGTGTCGGAAAATCGCAGCGCGGCGTCGCGATCGCGCGCCGAAAAAGCCGGATTGATCGGCGTCGAAAACTTGGCCAAGGCCGTGGCGCAAAGCGACATCGTGCTGTCGGTCTGTCCGCCGGAATTTGCCGGCGATGTCGCAACCGAAGTCGCAGCGCAAAAATTCAAAGGCATCTACGTCGACGCCAACGCCATTTCCCGCGCCAGCGCCGAGGCCATCGGTAAGCTCGTCACTCAAGCCGGCGCCAGCTTTGTCGACGGCGGCATCATCGGTTCGCCGGTAAAAAAAGCCGGCAGCACCAGACTCTATCTATCCGGAGAGAAGGCTGAGGAGATCGCGCAAATGTTCAGCGCGAGCATGTTGGATGCGCGCGCAATCGGCACGGCCCCTGGCGAAGCCTCCGCGCTCAAAGTCGTCTACGCCGCCTGGACCAAAGGCACCGATGCGCTGATTCTCGCCATCCGTGCGCTCGCGAAACATCAAGGCGTGGAACAGGCGTTACTCGACGAATGGAAAACTTCACAGCCGGCGCTCGAACAGAAAACCGTCCGCGCCGCCGCCGTCGCGGCGCCGAAGATGTGGCGCTATGTTGGAGAGATGAACGAAATTGCCGGAGCATTCGAAGCCGCCGGTTTGCCCGGTGGGTTTCACCGCGCCGCGGCCGAAGTGAGCGAACGGCTCGCCGGCTTCAAAGATGAAACCGAGCCGGGACCGACGGTGGTTGCCGTGCTCGAACAATTGCTAAAGGGCAAGAGCATCACTTGA
- a CDS encoding extracellular solute-binding protein codes for MFLGNTLITLGEEKGMAYLKQLATQNIAKSTASARAVLDMVIAEEYAIGINMFNYHAVISRAAGAPVDWQAIEPVPGPVKTLGLAKNASHPHAAMLLIDFLLSKDGQKIFQDADYLPAHPEVPAKVANLKAGGGKFSKVNYMGPELLYEKEEQWVELFQKLFFK; via the coding sequence ATGTTTCTCGGCAATACGTTGATCACGTTGGGCGAGGAAAAAGGCATGGCTTATCTCAAACAATTGGCGACGCAAAATATCGCCAAGAGCACGGCGAGCGCGCGTGCGGTGTTGGACATGGTGATCGCCGAAGAGTACGCCATCGGCATCAACATGTTCAATTACCACGCAGTGATCAGCCGCGCCGCCGGCGCGCCGGTGGATTGGCAAGCGATCGAACCGGTGCCCGGGCCGGTGAAAACTTTAGGGTTAGCGAAAAATGCCTCACATCCCCATGCGGCGATGTTGCTTATCGATTTTTTACTGTCGAAAGACGGGCAAAAGATTTTCCAGGACGCTGATTATTTACCGGCCCACCCAGAGGTGCCTGCGAAAGTCGCCAACCTCAAAGCCGGCGGTGGCAAGTTTTCAAAGGTCAACTATATGGGACCGGAGTTGCTCTATGAAAAAGAGGAGCAGTGGGTGGAGTTGTTCCAGAAATTGTTTTTCAAGTGA
- a CDS encoding extracellular solute-binding protein, with product MALGLCCGTRIRLLGGCAMTFTMSKRSVTGIVWALFMVLHVPMRAPLAATVEEVALSKSPKRQSILEEGAKKEGKLLWYTTLIVNQGLKPLKEAFEKKYPFVQVQFHRADSEALAQRMLAEYQAKRYEVDVIDGTSAIVMLKKAGYVQRYTSPQLAAYPARLKDPQGYWSVPNVYFMTLGYNTKLVAANEVPKTLNDLLNPKWKGKMV from the coding sequence ATGGCTTTGGGGTTATGTTGCGGCACTAGAATAAGATTACTGGGGGGATGCGCGATGACTTTTACGATGTCGAAACGCTCAGTGACGGGAATTGTCTGGGCTTTGTTTATGGTGCTGCACGTCCCAATGCGCGCGCCGTTGGCGGCGACGGTAGAGGAGGTCGCTCTGTCAAAGTCGCCCAAGCGTCAAAGCATTCTCGAAGAAGGCGCCAAGAAAGAGGGCAAGCTGCTCTGGTACACGACCTTGATCGTCAATCAGGGACTCAAGCCGCTCAAAGAGGCATTCGAGAAAAAATATCCCTTCGTGCAGGTGCAATTTCACCGCGCCGATTCCGAGGCCTTGGCTCAGCGCATGCTCGCCGAGTATCAAGCCAAGCGCTACGAGGTCGACGTGATCGACGGCACCTCGGCGATCGTTATGCTCAAGAAAGCCGGTTATGTGCAGCGTTACACTTCGCCGCAGCTGGCCGCCTATCCGGCGCGATTGAAAGATCCCCAGGGCTATTGGTCGGTGCCCAACGTTTACTTCATGACCCTCGGTTACAACACCAAACTGGTCGCGGCCAACGAGGTGCCGAAGACGCTCAACGATCTGCTCAATCCTAAATGGAAAGGTAAAATGGTCTAG
- a CDS encoding DUF4410 domain-containing protein, which translates to MSPTFDTGRRFLYEASQSIVNLRAKENHHAVYQAGLHIVGTVHVADRHRLGRGYFAFSTRRRLAPTVYRDRTRQVESTDQNSRQRSRALSALCTGLRHDGDSRRHRNRLHLAIRRDHFDRRSAPDDHRHRPLYVGQILSAAWCYQSIRLAPRQHRSVIYCAHRLLFLRVNYAEHLFIFCLFVALNGCGQSAVRPIARVADGPLPRPTRILIYDFAVNDVDISEYQGIMHQQPANPNAAERQRDLGKFASETLAAELAQALRHLGFTVERVAPGTAVENFDLLIDGQFENVDEGSPLRRLLIGFGSGAAKMETRARLYQGSERRKILEFITTSDSGKFPGAVATAPAGIAAPVTVGVGAAGSRVATSGPTDVAAMAAANADQAARYLSEFFAQQGWVDAAKVKKARIGN; encoded by the coding sequence ATCAGCCCAACCTTTGACACCGGTCGGCGTTTCTTATACGAAGCCAGTCAATCGATCGTGAACTTGCGCGCCAAGGAGAACCACCATGCTGTTTACCAAGCTGGGCTACATATTGTCGGAACTGTTCATGTTGCTGATCGTCATCGGCTTGGCCGAGGCTATTTTGCGTTTTCGACGCGGCGTCGGCTTGCGCCAACTGTTTACCGAGATCGAACGCGGCAAGTTGAAAGCACCGATCAGAATTCGCGCCAGCGCTCCCGTGCGTTATCTGCGCTATGCACTGGTCTTCGTCATGACGGTGATTCTCGGCGCCATCGAAATCGCCTTCATCTCGCAATTCGGCGCGACCATTTTGACCGGCGCTCTGCTCCTGACGATCACCGCCATCGTCCGCTATACGTTGGACAAATCCTGAGTGCCGCGTGGTGCTATCAATCAATCCGCTTGGCACCGAGACAACACCGTAGCGTGATCTACTGCGCCCATCGACTTTTATTTCTCCGCGTCAACTACGCCGAGCACCTGTTCATATTCTGCTTGTTCGTTGCCTTGAACGGCTGCGGCCAATCCGCCGTGCGCCCCATCGCCCGCGTCGCCGACGGGCCACTGCCGCGACCGACGCGTATTTTGATCTATGACTTCGCCGTCAACGATGTCGACATCAGTGAATACCAAGGAATCATGCACCAGCAACCGGCCAATCCCAATGCCGCCGAACGCCAAAGGGATCTCGGTAAATTCGCCAGCGAAACGTTAGCCGCCGAACTTGCCCAAGCGCTGCGCCACTTGGGTTTCACCGTCGAGCGCGTGGCGCCCGGCACGGCGGTGGAAAATTTTGACCTGCTGATCGACGGCCAATTCGAAAACGTCGACGAAGGCAGTCCGCTGCGCCGTTTGTTGATCGGCTTCGGTTCCGGCGCGGCGAAGATGGAAACCCGGGCGCGGCTTTATCAGGGCAGCGAGCGGCGAAAAATTTTGGAGTTCATCACCACCAGCGACAGCGGCAAATTTCCCGGCGCCGTGGCCACCGCGCCCGCCGGCATCGCCGCGCCGGTGACGGTCGGCGTCGGCGCGGCCGGCAGCCGTGTCGCGACTTCCGGTCCCACCGATGTTGCCGCGATGGCCGCCGCCAACGCCGATCAAGCCGCGCGCTACCTATCGGAGTTCTTCGCTCAGCAGGGTTGGGTGGATGCCGCCAAAGTCAAAAAAGCGAGAATCGGCAACTGA
- a CDS encoding RidA family protein: MEIENKLKALGFELPNVPTPAANYIGYVRVGNLLFIGGNIGRINGVIKYRGKVGAEITLEQAYDAARSCALNHLAIMKAALGDLDKVERIVKVLGYVNVAPGFIDMPKVVNGESDLLVQLFGERGQHTRAAVGVASLSQNAPVENEIIVQVKE, encoded by the coding sequence ATGGAAATCGAAAATAAACTCAAAGCGCTGGGCTTCGAACTGCCGAATGTGCCGACACCGGCGGCCAATTACATCGGCTACGTACGGGTGGGCAATTTACTGTTCATCGGCGGCAACATCGGCCGGATCAACGGTGTGATTAAATACCGCGGCAAAGTCGGCGCTGAAATCACTCTCGAACAGGCCTACGACGCGGCGCGCAGTTGCGCGCTCAACCATCTGGCGATCATGAAGGCCGCCCTCGGCGATCTCGACAAAGTCGAGCGCATCGTCAAAGTGCTCGGCTACGTCAACGTCGCGCCGGGATTTATCGACATGCCCAAAGTGGTGAACGGCGAATCGGATTTGCTGGTGCAGCTATTCGGCGAACGCGGCCAGCACACCCGCGCCGCCGTCGGTGTCGCGTCGCTCAGCCAAAACGCGCCAGTGGAAAATGAAATTATCGTACAGGTGAAAGAGTGA
- a CDS encoding periplasmic heavy metal sensor has translation MNKLKTLILANTAFAFAMIAMVNTPMAAAPDGGPDKRPFARGGMRPGGFGGAPLISIALNHKSELNLSPDQIANLENIRTHYQSQVSPLHQQLQSLKKEIRTLLQQSPTSLIQVKSKIQASEKLRSELRYLHIEALENGKSILSQSQRDQLHNLVRSQHEQMRARRGQPS, from the coding sequence ATGAACAAACTTAAGACTCTAATCCTAGCCAATACGGCATTCGCCTTTGCCATGATCGCGATGGTCAACACACCAATGGCCGCGGCACCGGACGGCGGCCCCGACAAACGGCCATTCGCCCGAGGCGGAATGCGGCCGGGCGGCTTCGGCGGCGCGCCGCTGATCTCCATCGCGCTCAATCACAAAAGCGAGCTCAATTTGAGCCCCGATCAGATTGCCAATCTGGAAAACATACGGACCCATTACCAAAGCCAGGTTTCGCCTTTGCATCAGCAATTACAAAGCCTTAAAAAAGAAATCCGGACTCTGCTGCAACAATCCCCAACCAGCCTGATTCAAGTCAAAAGCAAAATCCAAGCGAGCGAAAAGCTGCGCTCCGAACTGCGCTACCTGCACATCGAAGCGTTGGAGAACGGCAAATCGATCCTGAGCCAAAGCCAACGCGATCAGCTCCATAACCTCGTCCGTTCCCAACACGAACAGATGCGCGCCCGCCGTGGCCAACCGTCGTAA
- a CDS encoding DNA internalization-related competence protein ComEC/Rec2: MAVAGAELGDGTMIKIHPSAWLIVATLALLLGQALAVLPWEIPTSTALVGLAPLMFCFSSRWRGLALLVFLAATALSIGYLRHRQLLYPSLAENHLRAALVRDPALYLEGVFAAEPERLVQRYRWRLRAETIWHDAGGEEVSGDILVSLRTMTRDWRYGDRVRLRLRGQVPQDSGNPGGFNYATYLAHRGIYAVAFLDNDQQVELLARTAGGAREFVEALRRQIRVYIERALTPDNGALMKALVVGDMGRVSKEMRSAFTAAGVNHVLSISGLHVAMLGLVVFVLIRHGLSFNSYLLLRLNLLKVATFGSFLAVLFYTALAGAMVPTVRSAIMIGVYELAVLLDREEEVFTSLTLAALLIALVWPGVVADISFQLSFLAVLFIVWGSRRLHERLRRQHSDDLPQEKSWWREKLRQAAMHLAVPLLATLGTGPLIAHYFGHLSLAGFVANPLIVPLVGFLVVPVGLAIGFCAVIAPSLAPPLVWLIERLASLTAWLVELFARLPLANIGVAAPNPLEIFLLYGLIMAAFAVRRRRQLWLLVSVSIVLVGLDSAYWWRERTRQDRLRISHLNVGQGDAAVVELPGGKVLVIDAGGAASGDFDTGEAIVAPFLRARKITKVDFLMVSHARVDHYGGMAALVIEFAPTEFWSGIAKGKTRRFEDLADELTRGKIPQLTLIAGQPCRVIEGARLCVLHPSADSEDGSVVLRVEFGKASFLFAGDIDKRKEALLARRSGELRSLVVKIPRHGGTTANSQEFIAAVAPKLAVLSAGARSRSESQREEVTERYREAGAQVLSTHEDGAVIVETDGATVRYSGYKSGRTAVLRIE, translated from the coding sequence ATGGCTGTGGCGGGAGCTGAGCTTGGCGATGGGACGATGATAAAAATCCATCCCTCGGCTTGGCTCATCGTCGCAACGTTAGCGCTATTGCTCGGCCAGGCGTTGGCGGTTTTGCCTTGGGAAATTCCAACTTCAACCGCACTCGTCGGGTTGGCGCCGCTGATGTTTTGCTTTTCATCGCGCTGGCGCGGGTTGGCGCTGTTGGTTTTTCTCGCCGCCACCGCTTTGTCCATCGGTTATCTGCGTCATCGTCAACTGCTCTATCCATCATTAGCTGAAAATCATTTGCGCGCGGCGCTGGTGCGCGATCCGGCGCTCTACCTCGAAGGAGTTTTTGCCGCCGAGCCGGAACGGTTGGTGCAACGATATCGCTGGCGGCTGCGCGCCGAAACGATTTGGCATGACGCCGGTGGCGAGGAAGTTTCTGGCGATATTCTCGTCAGCCTGCGCACGATGACGCGCGACTGGCGCTACGGCGATCGAGTGCGGTTACGTTTACGCGGGCAGGTTCCCCAGGACAGCGGCAATCCCGGCGGTTTCAACTACGCGACCTATTTGGCACACCGGGGGATTTACGCCGTCGCTTTTCTCGACAACGATCAGCAGGTCGAGCTGTTGGCGCGCACAGCCGGCGGCGCGCGCGAATTTGTCGAAGCTCTGCGCCGCCAAATTCGCGTATATATCGAGCGTGCCCTGACGCCCGACAATGGCGCTTTGATGAAGGCCTTGGTGGTCGGCGACATGGGGCGGGTCAGCAAGGAAATGCGCAGTGCCTTCACCGCCGCCGGAGTCAATCATGTGTTATCGATCTCCGGCCTGCACGTCGCCATGCTCGGCTTGGTGGTGTTCGTGCTGATTCGTCACGGCTTGTCTTTTAATTCTTACCTGCTGCTGCGTTTGAACTTGCTCAAGGTTGCGACGTTCGGGTCGTTCTTGGCGGTGCTGTTTTACACCGCTTTGGCAGGCGCCATGGTGCCGACGGTGCGTTCGGCGATTATGATCGGCGTCTACGAACTCGCCGTGCTGCTCGATCGCGAGGAAGAAGTTTTTACCAGTCTGACTTTGGCGGCGCTGCTGATCGCTTTGGTCTGGCCGGGCGTGGTCGCCGATATCTCGTTTCAATTGTCGTTTCTCGCCGTGCTGTTCATCGTCTGGGGCAGCCGTCGTTTGCACGAACGCCTGCGCCGCCAACACAGCGACGACCTGCCCCAGGAAAAAAGTTGGTGGCGAGAGAAATTGCGCCAAGCGGCCATGCATCTGGCGGTGCCGCTGCTGGCGACGCTCGGCACCGGGCCACTGATCGCGCACTACTTCGGTCATCTGTCGCTGGCCGGTTTCGTCGCAAACCCGCTGATCGTTCCGTTGGTCGGATTCCTCGTCGTGCCGGTCGGCCTAGCGATTGGTTTCTGTGCCGTGATCGCGCCGAGCTTAGCGCCGCCGTTAGTTTGGCTGATCGAACGTTTGGCATCGCTGACTGCTTGGTTAGTTGAACTGTTCGCACGTTTACCGTTGGCCAACATCGGCGTGGCGGCACCCAATCCGCTGGAAATATTCTTGCTCTACGGTTTGATCATGGCTGCTTTCGCGGTGCGGCGGCGCCGGCAGTTATGGCTGCTTGTCTCAGTTAGCATCGTTTTGGTTGGCCTCGATAGCGCCTATTGGTGGCGCGAACGCACCCGCCAAGACCGTTTACGAATAAGCCATCTCAACGTCGGCCAAGGAGATGCCGCGGTGGTGGAACTGCCCGGCGGCAAAGTGTTGGTAATCGATGCCGGCGGCGCGGCCAGCGGCGATTTCGATACCGGCGAAGCGATCGTCGCGCCGTTTTTGCGCGCGCGCAAAATTACCAAAGTTGATTTCCTAATGGTCAGCCACGCGCGCGTCGATCACTATGGCGGCATGGCGGCGCTGGTCATAGAGTTTGCCCCGACTGAATTCTGGTCCGGTATCGCCAAGGGTAAAACCCGACGCTTCGAGGACTTGGCCGACGAACTCACGCGCGGCAAAATTCCCCAGCTGACTTTGATCGCCGGTCAGCCTTGCCGAGTGATTGAGGGCGCGCGACTCTGCGTGCTTCATCCATCGGCTGATTCGGAAGATGGATCGGTGGTGCTCCGTGTAGAGTTCGGCAAAGCGAGTTTTCTGTTCGCTGGCGATATTGACAAACGGAAAGAAGCGCTCTTGGCGCGCCGCTCTGGCGAGCTGCGGAGTTTGGTGGTGAAGATACCGCGGCATGGCGGTACCACGGCGAACAGCCAGGAGTTCATCGCTGCGGTGGCGCCCAAGCTGGCGGTTCTGTCAGCTGGGGCGCGCAGCCGTTCGGAAAGCCAACGTGAAGAAGTAACGGAACGTTATCGGGAAGCTGGCGCTCAAGTGTTAAGCACTCACGAAGATGGTGCGGTGATCGTCGAGACCGATGGCGCGACGGTTCGCTATTCAGGCTACAAGAGCGGCAGGACGGCTGTTCTCCGAATCGAATAG
- the uvrC gene encoding excinuclease ABC subunit UvrC, with protein MNPTNENLVTLPSQPGVYLMRDKAGKVIYVGKAKDLRTRVRSYFNRSDERSQVEFLVRRVDDIETLVTSNDKEALILENNLIKQYKPRYNIRLKDDKSYLSIKVMTQHAWPRILATRKIVKDGNRYFGPFSSALAARETIDIIEKHFLLRNCTDHNFRNRSRPCLQYQIKRCLAPCVLPVAEDVYRENVRQAMLFIDGKQQELVQELKQRMQEKSAALEFESAARIRDQIQAVQTTLEKQRMVAHWGGDQDIFGLYREGGFIEAQVLLVRQGKLTASQSYSFEDLEFPDEEIFAALLTQFYQGLRFVPDEILLPVELEDRAAREEYLGERKGKALTILCPQRGGKRRLVEMAVANARQNFADRHDQEKAREKMLRELQSQLRLKNYPQRIECFDISMIHGAHAVGSMVTFIGGEADKNLFRHFRIRTIDASSGGDDFGMMLEILKRRFSRGKEEADLPDLIVVDGGKGQLAMALVAMSEVGVAGVEAVGLAKMRVQADARSAEIERSDERVFLPGQSNPVILKRNSNALFLLQRVRDEAHRFAITHHRKLRSQQTLASALDRVPGIGGVRKRALLRAFGSIKRIAQASLAELLQVPSMNEKLAQEVLTTLSELPELSAPADTNETLL; from the coding sequence ATGAATCCTACCAACGAAAACCTCGTTACCTTGCCGAGCCAGCCGGGCGTCTATTTGATGCGCGACAAGGCCGGCAAGGTGATTTATGTCGGTAAGGCGAAGGACTTGCGCACCCGGGTGCGCTCCTATTTCAACCGTTCTGATGAGCGCTCTCAAGTCGAGTTTCTGGTGCGCCGCGTCGACGACATCGAAACCCTGGTGACGAGCAATGATAAAGAAGCGTTGATCCTCGAAAACAATCTGATCAAGCAGTACAAGCCGCGCTACAACATTCGCCTCAAGGACGACAAGAGTTATCTGAGTATTAAAGTCATGACCCAGCATGCTTGGCCGCGGATTCTCGCCACGCGCAAGATCGTCAAGGATGGCAACCGTTACTTCGGGCCGTTCTCCTCGGCCCTGGCGGCCAGGGAAACCATCGACATCATCGAGAAGCATTTTTTGCTGCGCAACTGCACCGATCACAATTTTCGTAACCGCAGCCGCCCTTGCTTGCAGTATCAAATCAAACGCTGCCTGGCGCCTTGCGTGCTGCCGGTGGCCGAGGACGTTTATCGCGAAAACGTGCGCCAGGCGATGCTGTTTATCGACGGCAAACAGCAGGAGCTAGTGCAGGAGCTCAAACAGCGCATGCAAGAAAAATCGGCGGCGCTGGAGTTCGAAAGTGCGGCACGGATTCGCGATCAGATCCAGGCGGTGCAAACGACTTTGGAAAAACAACGCATGGTCGCCCATTGGGGCGGCGATCAGGATATTTTCGGCCTCTACCGTGAAGGCGGCTTCATCGAAGCTCAGGTGCTGCTCGTGCGTCAAGGCAAGCTCACCGCGAGCCAATCCTATTCATTCGAAGACTTGGAGTTTCCCGACGAAGAAATTTTCGCCGCCTTGTTGACTCAGTTCTATCAAGGGCTGCGCTTTGTCCCGGATGAAATTCTCTTGCCGGTGGAATTGGAAGACCGCGCCGCGCGCGAAGAATATCTCGGCGAGCGCAAAGGCAAAGCGCTGACGATCCTCTGTCCCCAGCGCGGCGGTAAGCGCCGCTTGGTCGAGATGGCGGTGGCCAACGCGCGGCAAAACTTCGCCGACCGCCACGATCAGGAAAAGGCCCGAGAAAAAATGTTGCGCGAACTGCAATCTCAGCTGCGCCTGAAAAATTATCCCCAGCGCATCGAGTGTTTCGATATCTCGATGATTCACGGCGCCCACGCGGTGGGTTCCATGGTGACGTTTATCGGCGGCGAAGCGGATAAGAATCTCTTTCGTCATTTTCGCATTCGCACGATTGACGCTTCTTCCGGCGGCGACGATTTCGGCATGATGTTGGAAATACTCAAGCGCCGCTTTAGCCGCGGCAAAGAAGAAGCGGACCTGCCGGATTTGATCGTCGTCGACGGCGGCAAGGGCCAGTTGGCGATGGCCTTGGTGGCGATGAGCGAAGTCGGCGTCGCCGGCGTCGAGGCGGTGGGGCTGGCGAAAATGCGCGTGCAAGCGGACGCGCGCAGCGCCGAGATCGAGCGCTCGGATGAGCGCGTGTTCCTGCCGGGACAGAGCAATCCGGTGATTCTCAAGCGCAACTCCAACGCGTTGTTTCTGCTCCAGCGCGTGCGCGACGAAGCGCACCGCTTCGCGATTACGCATCATCGCAAGCTGCGCTCGCAGCAAACTCTGGCATCGGCCCTCGATCGCGTGCCCGGCATCGGCGGCGTGCGCAAGCGTGCGTTGCTGCGCGCCTTCGGCAGCATCAAAAGAATCGCCCAGGCGTCTCTGGCGGAGCTGCTGCAAGTGCCGTCGATGAATGAAAAGTTGGCGCAGGAAGTGTTGACCACGCTCAGCGAGCTGCCTGAGCTGAGCGCGCCGGCCGATACCAACGAGACGCTGTTGTAG
- the uvrB gene encoding excinuclease ABC subunit UvrB: MLRDLDQGQFKLVSDFSPQGDQPRAIEQLTAGLLANRRHQVLLGVTGSGKTFTMANVVARVNKPTLVIAPNKTLAAQLYNEFTELFPENAVRYFVSYYDYYQPEAYLPSSDTYIAKDSSINDEIDKLRHSATKALLDRRDTLIVASVSCIYGLGAPDAYFDLMVYLETGATVNRDQMLRKLVDIQYKRSDYDFHRGTFRVRGDVVEIFPAYEDRSALRVEFFDETIETISEIDAIRGKVLRRVDKATIYPASHYVTGRERLKQAVVAIRTELGDRLKELREQHKLLEAQRLEQRTQYDLELLGEMGFCPGIENYSRHLTGRAPGEPPPTLLSYFPDDFLLVIDESHVTVPQIGGMYRGDRSRKETLVEYGFRLPSALDNRPLNFTEFEASMKRTIYVSATPAAYELGSSAGAVAEQVIRPTGLMDPAISVRPARTQVDDLLDEIRKRVEVKERVLVTTLTKRMAEDLTEYYQDLNVRVRYLHSDIETIERVEIIRQLRMGQFDVLVGINLLREGLDLPEVSLVAILDADKEGFLRSDRSLIQTMGRAARNVNGMVILYADSITDSMRRAMDETERRRRLQADFNREHGITPQTIVHALGSPLVKIYDADYFEVPLAAEGAAKYGAKDLPRQIRKLQKEMKQAAEKLEFERAAELRDRIHQLQQQELALRDSSLDGGAAD, from the coding sequence ATGCTACGCGATCTCGACCAAGGCCAGTTCAAACTGGTTTCCGATTTCTCACCCCAAGGCGATCAGCCGCGCGCCATCGAGCAGTTGACGGCAGGGCTTCTGGCGAACCGGCGCCATCAGGTACTGCTCGGCGTCACCGGCTCGGGTAAGACATTTACCATGGCCAATGTGGTCGCGCGGGTGAACAAGCCGACGTTAGTCATTGCGCCCAACAAGACGTTGGCGGCGCAGCTTTACAACGAATTCACCGAGCTGTTTCCAGAAAACGCCGTGCGCTACTTCGTCAGCTACTACGATTATTACCAACCGGAAGCCTACCTGCCGTCGAGCGATACTTACATCGCCAAAGATTCTTCGATCAACGACGAGATCGACAAGCTGCGCCATTCGGCGACCAAGGCGCTGCTCGATCGGCGCGATACTCTGATCGTCGCCAGCGTGTCGTGCATTTACGGCTTGGGCGCGCCGGATGCGTATTTCGACTTGATGGTGTATCTCGAAACGGGCGCGACGGTGAATCGCGATCAAATGCTGCGCAAGCTGGTCGATATTCAATACAAGCGCAGCGATTACGACTTTCATCGCGGCACCTTTCGCGTGCGCGGCGACGTGGTCGAGATTTTCCCCGCCTACGAAGACCGCTCGGCGCTGCGCGTAGAATTTTTCGACGAGACCATCGAAACGATCAGCGAGATCGACGCCATCCGCGGCAAAGTGCTGCGGCGGGTCGACAAGGCGACGATCTATCCGGCGAGCCATTACGTCACCGGCCGGGAGCGGCTCAAACAGGCGGTGGTGGCGATTCGCACCGAACTCGGGGATCGCTTGAAGGAGTTGCGCGAACAGCACAAACTCTTGGAAGCGCAGCGCTTGGAGCAACGCACGCAATACGATTTGGAATTGCTCGGCGAGATGGGCTTTTGTCCGGGGATTGAAAACTATTCGCGTCATTTGACCGGCCGCGCGCCCGGCGAGCCGCCGCCGACGCTGCTGAGTTATTTCCCCGACGACTTTCTTCTGGTCATCGATGAAAGCCATGTGACAGTGCCGCAGATCGGCGGCATGTATCGCGGCGACCGCTCGCGCAAAGAGACTTTGGTGGAGTACGGCTTTCGTTTGCCTTCGGCGCTGGACAATCGACCGCTCAATTTCACCGAGTTCGAAGCGAGTATGAAGCGAACGATTTATGTTTCGGCGACGCCGGCGGCGTACGAGCTCGGCAGCAGCGCCGGCGCGGTGGCCGAACAGGTGATTCGCCCCACCGGCTTGATGGACCCGGCGATCAGCGTGCGGCCGGCGCGCACTCAGGTGGATGACTTGCTCGATGAGATTCGCAAGCGGGTGGAAGTCAAAGAGCGTGTCTTGGTGACCACTTTGACGAAGCGCATGGCGGAGGATTTGACCGAATACTATCAAGACTTGAACGTGAGAGTTCGCTACCTTCACTCGGACATTGAAACCATCGAGCGAGTCGAAATTATTCGTCAATTGCGGATGGGCCAATTCGACGTGCTGGTGGGCATCAACTTGCTGCGCGAAGGATTGGATTTGCCCGAGGTGTCGCTGGTGGCGATTCTCGACGCCGACAAGGAAGGCTTTCTGCGCTCCGACCGTTCGCTGATTCAAACCATGGGGCGGGCGGCGCGTAACGTCAACGGCATGGTGATTCTCTACGCCGACTCGATCACCGATTCCATGCGCCGGGCGATGGATGAGACCGAGCGCCGAAGGCGCTTGCAGGCGGATTTCAACCGCGAGCATGGCATCACGCCGCAAACCATTGTCCACGCCCTGGGCTCGCCGCTGGTGAAAATTTACGACGCCGACTATTTTGAAGTCCCGCTAGCGGCGGAAGGCGCCGCCAAGTACGGCGCAAAAGATTTGCCGCGGCAGATTCGCAAACTGCAAAAAGAGATGAAGCAGGCGGCGGAGAAATTAGAATTCGAAAGAGCCGCCGAGTTGCGCGATCGAATTCATCAACTGCAACAGCAGGAACTTGCGCTGCGCGATTCGTCCTTGGATGGCGGCGCGGCGGATTAG